In the genome of Treponema pedis, one region contains:
- a CDS encoding single-stranded DNA-binding protein, with translation MKSLNSLIIEGNMVRQPVLKTTPNGTPLCTFSIAANRNFKKDDAFVQETSYFDVETWSNLAKLCNQNGSKGRGVRVVGRIKQDRWVGADGKNYSKVKVVAEHVEFKPVFKTSGNQLCKTADDRLFEAAACPSELKEEMPVEEEIIIF, from the coding sequence ATGAAATCGCTTAACTCGCTTATTATTGAAGGTAATATGGTTCGTCAGCCGGTTTTAAAAACTACGCCCAACGGTACGCCGCTGTGTACGTTTTCCATTGCCGCAAACAGAAATTTTAAAAAAGATGATGCCTTTGTGCAGGAAACTTCGTATTTCGATGTTGAAACGTGGTCCAATCTTGCAAAACTTTGCAATCAAAACGGTTCAAAGGGTCGCGGTGTAAGAGTTGTAGGAAGAATTAAGCAAGACCGCTGGGTGGGTGCCGACGGTAAAAATTACAGCAAGGTAAAAGTCGTTGCGGAACACGTAGAATTTAAACCCGTTTTTAAAACTTCGGGCAATCAATTATGTAAAACTGCCGACGACCGATTATTCGAAGCCGCCGCCTGTCCGAGTGAATTAAAGGAGGAAATGCCTGTCGAAGAAGAAATAATAATCTTTTAA
- the larB gene encoding nickel pincer cofactor biosynthesis protein LarB, protein MQTGYLKSILEDIQKGSLSVEGGLEKLKNLPYADLNFAKIDFHRGIRTGAPEVIYCERKAIPHIKKITETMLQNGQENILATRVSPEAFTAIKEAAPDAVYYEVPRLAVIERKPLPKTESVIAVCTGGTADIYAAEEAAITAELYGNKVERLYDIGVAGLHRLLDKLELIQTANVIIAAAGMEGALASVIGGLVAKPVIALPTSVGYGSSFNGLAALLAMLNSCASGISVVKVSARVI, encoded by the coding sequence ATGCAAACCGGATATTTAAAGAGCATACTTGAAGATATACAAAAAGGCTCTCTTTCCGTTGAAGGCGGCTTGGAAAAGCTTAAAAATTTGCCTTATGCGGATTTAAATTTTGCAAAAATCGATTTTCATCGCGGAATACGTACCGGTGCTCCGGAAGTTATTTATTGCGAGCGTAAAGCAATTCCGCATATTAAAAAAATTACGGAAACTATGTTGCAAAACGGACAGGAAAATATTTTGGCAACCCGTGTAAGCCCCGAGGCCTTTACCGCAATTAAAGAAGCCGCTCCCGATGCGGTGTATTACGAAGTTCCGCGTCTTGCTGTAATCGAGCGGAAACCCTTGCCGAAAACCGAATCGGTAATAGCGGTTTGTACGGGGGGAACGGCCGATATTTATGCGGCGGAAGAAGCTGCAATTACCGCAGAACTTTACGGTAATAAGGTAGAGCGTCTTTATGATATAGGAGTCGCAGGCTTACACCGTTTATTGGATAAGCTGGAGCTTATTCAAACTGCAAATGTAATAATTGCCGCAGCCGGTATGGAAGGGGCTTTGGCAAGCGTTATAGGCGGACTTGTCGCAAAACCGGTGATTGCATTGCCTACAAGCGTAGGTTACGGCTCAAGTTTTAACGGGCTTGCCGCCCTTTTGGCAATGCTTAATTCCTGCGCTTCGGGTATAAGTGTAGTTAAGGTTTCGGCGCGGGTTATTTAG